Proteins found in one Megalobrama amblycephala isolate DHTTF-2021 linkage group LG5, ASM1881202v1, whole genome shotgun sequence genomic segment:
- the LOC125268225 gene encoding beta-microseminoprotein-like: MVCLLRVCILLFMVVSCSAECYIQKPEVDLLSPEDIIDHLQGCVDSEGETHDFDSEWQNDCYNCLCTQSGIRCCNKIPTGIEHPEECEMVVDKTTCSFSLVLVSDHSKPCEFA; the protein is encoded by the exons ATG GTGTGTTTGTTGAGAGTGTGTATTCTCCTCTTCATGGTGGTCTCCTGTAGCGCCGAGTGCTACATTCAGAAACCTGAAGTTGATTTGTTATCCCCCGAAGACATAATAGACCATCTACAAG GTTGTGTCGACTCAGAGGGAGAAACTCATGACTTCGACTCTGAGTGGCAGAATGACTGTTACAACTGTCTCTGTACGCAGTCTGGCATTAGATGCTGTAACAA gatcCCAACAGGAATAGAACACCCTGAGGAATGCGAGATGGTTGTTGACAAAACAACCTGCTCTTTCTCCCTAGTACTTGTTTCAGACCACAGCAAACCGTGCGAATTTGCCTAA
- the LOC125268837 gene encoding chitin biosynthesis protein CHS5-like isoform X1, whose amino-acid sequence MLRLFVLLTAVVCCNACRLERLNNQDTTGSAEPGCPDSDGNFHEFHSEWENGPETCVCVEFGIICCEKFGDGIVPPTPESTPGIIFDYFGAFTENDVVETEEHSSDEEPAAPEVVAEDSHESAEDSHESAEDSHESAEDSHEPAEDSHEPAEDSHEPAEDSHESAEDSHESAEDSHESAEDSHEPSEDSHEPAEDSHESAEDSHEPSEDSHEPAEDSHEPAEDSHESAKDSHEPAEDSHEPAEDSHESAEDSHESAEDSE is encoded by the exons ATG ttgAGACTCTTTGTGTTGCTTACAGCAGTGGTCTGCTGCAATGCCTGCAGACTCGAAAGGTTGAACAATCAAGATACCACTGGCAGTGCAGAACCAG GTTGTCCTGACTCTGATGGAAATTTCCATGAATTTCACTCTGAATGGGAGAATGGACCTGAAACATGTGTCTGTGTGGAATTTGGAATCATCTGTTGTGAAAA gtTTGGGGACGGCATTGTCCCACCCACCCCTGAATCCACCCCTGGAATCATCTTCGATTACTTTGGAGCTTTCACTGAGAATGACGTCGTAGAGACTGAAGAACACAG CAGTGATGAAGAGCCTGCTGCTCCTGAAGTCGTTGCTGAAGACTCTCATGAGTCAGCTGAAGACTCTCATGAGTCAGCTGAAGACTCTCATGAGTCAGCTGAAGACTCTCATGAGCCAGCTGAAGACTCTCATGAGCCAGCTGAAGACTCTCATGAGCCAGCTGAAGACTCTCATGAGTCAGCTGAAGACTCTCATGAGTCAGCTGAAGACTCTCATGAGTCAGCTGAAGACTCTCATGAGCCATCTGAAGACTCTCATGAGCCAGCTGAAGACTCTCATGAGTCAGCTGAAGACTCTCATGAGCCATCTGAAGACTCTCATGAGCCAGCTGAAGACTCTCATGAGCCAGCTGAAGACTCTCATGAGTCAGCTAAAGACTCTCATGAGCCAGCTGAAGACTCTCATGAGCCAGCTGAAGACTCTCATGAGTCAGCTGAAGACTCTCATGAGTCAGCTGAAGACAGTGAATAA
- the LOC125268837 gene encoding chitin biosynthesis protein CHS5-like isoform X2, protein MLRLFVLLTAVVCCNACRLERLNNQDTTGSAEPGCPDSDGNFHEFHSEWENGPETCVCVEFGIICCEKFGDGIVPPTPESTPGIIFDYFGAFTENDVVETEEHSDEEPAAPEVVAEDSHESAEDSHESAEDSHESAEDSHEPAEDSHEPAEDSHEPAEDSHESAEDSHESAEDSHESAEDSHEPSEDSHEPAEDSHESAEDSHEPSEDSHEPAEDSHEPAEDSHESAKDSHEPAEDSHEPAEDSHESAEDSHESAEDSE, encoded by the exons ATG ttgAGACTCTTTGTGTTGCTTACAGCAGTGGTCTGCTGCAATGCCTGCAGACTCGAAAGGTTGAACAATCAAGATACCACTGGCAGTGCAGAACCAG GTTGTCCTGACTCTGATGGAAATTTCCATGAATTTCACTCTGAATGGGAGAATGGACCTGAAACATGTGTCTGTGTGGAATTTGGAATCATCTGTTGTGAAAA gtTTGGGGACGGCATTGTCCCACCCACCCCTGAATCCACCCCTGGAATCATCTTCGATTACTTTGGAGCTTTCACTGAGAATGACGTCGTAGAGACTGAAGAACACAG TGATGAAGAGCCTGCTGCTCCTGAAGTCGTTGCTGAAGACTCTCATGAGTCAGCTGAAGACTCTCATGAGTCAGCTGAAGACTCTCATGAGTCAGCTGAAGACTCTCATGAGCCAGCTGAAGACTCTCATGAGCCAGCTGAAGACTCTCATGAGCCAGCTGAAGACTCTCATGAGTCAGCTGAAGACTCTCATGAGTCAGCTGAAGACTCTCATGAGTCAGCTGAAGACTCTCATGAGCCATCTGAAGACTCTCATGAGCCAGCTGAAGACTCTCATGAGTCAGCTGAAGACTCTCATGAGCCATCTGAAGACTCTCATGAGCCAGCTGAAGACTCTCATGAGCCAGCTGAAGACTCTCATGAGTCAGCTAAAGACTCTCATGAGCCAGCTGAAGACTCTCATGAGCCAGCTGAAGACTCTCATGAGTCAGCTGAAGACTCTCATGAGTCAGCTGAAGACAGTGAATAA